A genomic region of Phragmites australis chromosome 2, lpPhrAust1.1, whole genome shotgun sequence contains the following coding sequences:
- the LOC133903122 gene encoding fimbrin-2-like codes for MGFDGLVVVSDPYLQRRFTQADLRALQAQYAALRDASPTGRMRLRDLPAAISTLRGATVAVKGDAEKENSAPEPSPGLTDEEWASVLKAVARADEKPYQDASFELFLRVYSEMQLRLKASGGGRKPGAGGGIARSSSSSAIAFLTAATTTLLHTISESEKASYVGHINAYLAEDPFLKDSLPIDPATDQLFHITKDGVLLCKLINLAVPATIDERAINTKKVLNLWEKNENHTLCLNSAKAIGCTVVNIGTQDLAEGRPHLVLGLISQIIKIQLLADVNLKSTPQLVELVEDSKEMEELMSLSPEKILLRWMNFQLKKGGFQRTVTNFSSDIKDSEAYACLLNVLAPECSVKPSTMSVKDLLHRARLVLEHADRMGCKRYLTPKDIVDGLPNLNLAFVAHIFQKRNGLSKQMKQVSFVDGLSDDAQVSREERSFRLWINSLGISTYINNVFEDLRNGWVLLEVINKIASGSVNWKMANRPPIKLPFRKVENCNQVLKIGKELKFSLVNIAGNDIVQGNKKLILAFLWQLMRYNILQMLRNLRFHSNGKEITDNDILAWANKKVKDSGKHHSRMESFKDRSLSSGTFFLDLLSAVEPRVVNWSLVTKGEKDEEKQMNASYIISVARKLGCSIFLLPEDILEVNQKMMLTLIASIMYWYLKRPTSYSLDSENGSSCETSSTSTSDDSASESSIDENAAR; via the exons ATGGGGTTCGACGGGCTAGTCGTGGTGTCCGACCCCTACCTGCAGCGCCGCTTCACGCAGGCCGACCTCCGCGCACTCCAGGCTCAG TACGCGGCGCTGCGGGACGCGTCGCCCACCGGGAGGATGCGGCTGCGGGACCTCCCCGCCGCCATTTCCACCCTCCGCGGCGCCACCGTCGCGGTCAAAGGGGACGCCGAGAAGGAGAACAGTGCGCCTGAGCCTAGCCCGGGGCTCACGGACGAGGAGTGGGCCTCCGTGCTCAAGGCCGTCGCGCGCGCCGACGAGAAGCCGTACCAGGACGCCAGCTTCGAGCTCTTCCTCCGCGTCTACTCCGAGatgcagctgcgcctcaaggcGAGTGGCGGCGGGAGGAAGCCGGGCGCCGGCGGAGGGATCGCgcgctcctcgtcctcctccgccaTCGCGTTCCTCACGGCGGCCACCACCACGCTGCTTCACACCATCAGCGAGTCCGAGAAGGCGTCCTACGTCGGACACATCAACGCCTACCTCGCCGAGGACCCCTTCCTCAAGGACTCGCTCCCCATCGATCCGGCCACTGATCAGCTCTTCCATATCACCAAGGACGGCGTGCTCCTATG CAAGCTCATCAACTTGGCCGTGCCGGCTACCATCGACGAGCGCGCCATCAACACAAAGAAGGTGCTCAATCTGTGGGAGAAGAACGAGAACCACACGCTCTGCCTCAACTCCGCAAAGGCGATCGGCTGCACCGTCGTCAACATCGGCACACAGGACCTTGCCGAAGGGAGG CCTCATCTTGTCCTGGGCTTAATTTCTCAAATAATCAAG ATACAACTGTTGGCGGATGTTAACCTGAAAAGCACACCTCAGTTGGTTGAATTGGTTGAGGACAGCAAG GAGATGGAGGAGCTTATGAGCTTATCTCCAGAAAAAATTCTACTAAGGTGGATGAACTTTCAACTGAAGAAAGGAGGTTTCCAGAGAACAGTAACAAACTTTTCATCGGATATAAAA GACAGTGAGGCGTATGCTTGTCTGTTGAATGTCCTGGCACCTGAATGCAGTGTGAAACCATCCACAATGTCAGTAAAAGACCTCCTTCATAGAGCAAGATTAGTCCTTGAGCATGCAGATAGGATGGGCTGCAAAAGATATCTGACCCCAAAAGACATAGTTGATGGTTTACCAAATCTAAATCTTGCGTTTGTGGCTCATATTTTCCAGAAAAG AAATGGGTTGTCCAAACAAATGAAACAAGTTTCCTTTGTGGATGGACTGTCAGATGATGCTCAAGTTTCCAGGGAAGAACGGTCCTTCCGGTTGTGGATTAACAGCCTTGGAATTTCTACTTATATCAACAATGTGTTTGAAGATCTTAGAAATGG ATGGGTGCTCCTTGAGGTGATTAACAAGATTGCTTCAGGCTCAGTTAATTGGAAGATGGCAAATCGCCCACCAATAAAACTACCCTTCAGGAAAGTAGAAAATTGCAATCAAGTTTTGAAGATTGGAAAAGAACTAAAGTTTTCCTTGGTGAATATTGCTGGAAATGACATTGTGCAAGGAAACAAGAAACTGATATTAG CTTTTCTGTGGCAATTGATGCGGTACAATATTCTTCAAATGCTGAGGAATCTTAGATTTCATTCAAATGGAAAAGAGATCACTGATAATGACATATTGGCATGGGCcaataaaaaagtaaaagatTCTGGAAAGCACCACTCTCGTATGGAAAGTTTCAAG GATAGAAGCCTTTCAAGTGGCACCTTTTTCCTTGACTTACTCAGTGCTGTGGAGCCTCGAGTTGTGAATTGGAGCCTTGTaaccaaaggggaaaaag ATGAAGAGAAGCAAATGAATGCTTCATACATCATTTCCGTGGCTAGGAAGCTTGGTTGCTCCATCTTTTTGTTACCAGAAGATATATTGGAG GTGAACCAGAAGATGATGCTAACTCTGATAGCAAGCATCATGTACTGGTATTTGAAAAGACCAACATCATACTCATTGGACAGTGAAAACGGGAGTTCATGCGAGACAAGCTCCACCTCAACTTCAGATGATTCTGCATCTGAATCATCGATCGATGAAAATGCAGCTAGATAG